Proteins encoded by one window of Streptomyces sp. NBC_01477:
- a CDS encoding GntR family transcriptional regulator has protein sequence MTARHEQVADDLRRLITAGTFAVGDRLPPETRLAGRYGVSTPTLRDALEVLRAEGLIAKFQGRGNFVRQPSERLTYPNSAIALRTTTSSADTTATGGVAKRLGTPEGAPLTEYVCLSHRDDLPQILTHVYVPRAASPLTAASPWGDDLVIATGAPVTTSNDQVTARFPTTAEAQSLRISTRTPVLAIERTFATADGRPVAYALLVLPGDRAEVALAIPIDSDQEAQQ, from the coding sequence ATGACCGCCCGCCACGAGCAGGTGGCCGACGACCTGCGCCGACTGATCACCGCGGGCACCTTCGCGGTGGGCGACCGCCTGCCACCCGAGACCCGGCTCGCCGGCCGGTACGGCGTCAGCACACCGACCCTCCGTGACGCGCTGGAAGTCCTGCGCGCAGAGGGCCTCATCGCCAAATTCCAGGGCCGCGGCAACTTCGTTCGCCAACCGTCCGAGCGGCTCACGTACCCGAACAGCGCCATAGCCCTCCGCACGACGACCAGTTCCGCCGACACCACGGCAACAGGTGGAGTAGCCAAGCGGCTTGGCACGCCGGAGGGCGCGCCGCTCACCGAGTACGTATGCCTGAGCCATCGCGACGACTTGCCGCAGATCCTCACGCACGTCTACGTCCCGCGCGCTGCCTCACCGTTGACCGCCGCCTCCCCCTGGGGAGACGACCTGGTCATCGCTACCGGCGCACCCGTGACGACCAGCAACGACCAGGTCACCGCGCGGTTTCCCACCACCGCGGAAGCACAGTCGCTGCGCATCAGCACCCGCACGCCCGTCCTCGCGATCGAGCGCACCTTCGCCACCGCCGACGGCCGGCCCGTCGCGTACGCGCTCCTCGTCCTTCCCGGCGATCGGGCGGAAGTCGCCCTTGCCATCCCCATCGACTCCGACCAGGAAGCTCAGCAATGA
- a CDS encoding GntR family transcriptional regulator, translating into MPDQPPYLRVADVLRERIASHEWSPGDRLPSRAELGQEYGVGENVIRRAQELLISLGTLEGRAGSGTYVAEPRERLRMVRSIYREQAGGSPFAADMAALGRRGSWESRTDAKVPAPADIAARLGLAEGDLCVRTAYEFLADGKPVQLSTSWEPYALTAGTLVVLPEAGPHAGTGVVRRMAEIGVTVTRAVERPEPRTASPEEATLLGVQKGTLVTHIQRTYYSDDGRPVETADIVVPSAICEIVYEVPVSP; encoded by the coding sequence ATGCCTGATCAGCCGCCGTATCTCCGCGTCGCCGACGTGCTGCGCGAGCGCATCGCGAGCCACGAGTGGTCGCCGGGCGACCGGCTGCCATCGCGCGCCGAGCTGGGCCAGGAGTACGGGGTCGGCGAGAACGTCATCCGGCGGGCGCAGGAACTGCTGATCTCCTTGGGCACCTTGGAGGGCCGGGCCGGATCAGGTACGTACGTGGCCGAGCCGCGCGAGCGGCTGCGGATGGTGCGGTCCATCTACCGCGAGCAGGCAGGCGGTTCGCCCTTCGCCGCGGATATGGCGGCGCTCGGGCGGCGCGGGTCGTGGGAGAGCCGCACCGACGCGAAGGTCCCGGCCCCGGCTGACATCGCCGCCCGGCTCGGCCTGGCCGAGGGCGACTTGTGCGTGCGCACGGCCTACGAATTCCTCGCCGACGGCAAGCCGGTCCAGCTCTCGACCAGCTGGGAGCCGTACGCCCTGACGGCCGGCACGCTCGTCGTCCTCCCGGAGGCCGGCCCGCACGCGGGCACCGGCGTCGTCCGCCGGATGGCGGAGATCGGCGTCACGGTCACGCGGGCGGTGGAGCGGCCCGAGCCCCGGACGGCGAGCCCGGAGGAGGCCACGCTCTTGGGCGTCCAGAAGGGCACGCTGGTCACGCACATCCAGCGGACGTACTACAGCGACGACGGCCGCCCGGTGGAGACAGCCGACATCGTTGTGCCCTCAGCCATCTGCGAAATCGTCTATGAGGTCCCAGTTAGCCCGTAG